The DNA segment GCTTTAAAGGCTCCATTATTCCAGGCTTGTCGCCATGTCATTGTCGATATTTGAATTTTCATACGATTAGAAGTCTACATTAATTTTTGCGCGAATTCCCCATGGACTTACGCCAGGATTATTCAAATGCGTAAAGCGTTTCACAAAATCCACCCTCAGAAATTTAAACACATTAGAAACCCCCACACTTCCCTCTATATAAGGCACGTTTCCAATCGCAAAAGAGCGTGGCTTTTGCTGCTCATCGAAAGGAAAGCGATACAACTGAGGGTTCTTTGCCGGATCATTTCCAGCACCGATACTACCGGTTAAAACTTTGACCGAGATCACCTCTCTCCATTGCAGTTTTTTGATGAGGGGTACTTTATTCAGGAAAAAACCATTAAATGAATGCTGCAGGTTCAGGCTCGCATAACGATCACTCATGAATTCCATAAAATTCATCAGGTTATAAGAAGTCAGCTGGTAAGCATAGGTCTGGTTGGCGCGGTGGATGCTCAATAAAGGATAAGGGACTTTGCCAAATACAGCCCCTCCTTCCAACACCACATCCGAGAATCCAAACTGAGAAAAGAAGAAACGTTTGGCCACGTTCAAGGTCAGGCTTTGATAATTATAATCTCCAGCTAAAAAGTCTTTCATGCCAATGCTTCCTCTTAAAGTAAATACAGGATGACCATTGTTGATCGGCCTTCTGAACCTTTTCCCCTGATAGAACTTCTCATGAGGTGCCCAGCGTAGCTCGGCGGAGAACTCTGAAGTACGGAGTTCCCGGATCGCCGGGGAAGGAATCGCCGTTTGCGGAACAAACAAAAGTCCGCCTGCAGGGTTTAAAGCCTGATTTTTATAGGTTAACCGCAGGGAAATGTGTTGCTCCGTTTCGTGCAGGTATTCTGCCATCCACTTTCTGTTGTACAACCATTTATCATTTACTCCCCTTTTGAAAGAGAGCAGAAAATTATCATCTTCCAGGAAATTGAGTTCCTGACCTGGAATCTGCGTTTCAAAGCTATGCCTTACCGTCAAAGACCTGACCGGGAACTGATAGATGGAGCGGTCTGTTAATGAATAAATGGCACCCAGGCTGTACTTCCATTTTTGATCTTTTGTTCCATAGGCGGTATGGCCATCAAAGACCAGTTTTTTACTAAATTCATCAGTCGTACGTCCACCAAAGCGAAACCTTGCCCCTTCTACAGGGTTAAAGCTAAAAAAGGAATTAAATGGTCCGATCTCCACTGGTCCTTTGGTCAGATAACCAGATAGCAAAAGCGCGGCCACCGCCATTTTTCGTTTGAAGGGCTTTGAGCTTTTAAGGCTATCAATATTGGTATACGCCATCTGCTCTGTTAAGGATAGCCTTTCATGTCTTGCTTTTTCCCAGAAATCTTCAGGTTGGTGGTTTATTTTCCGATCGGCAATCACATTTGGTCCTATCTTTTTCTGCAAAGCTTGCGGGCCAAAAACAAAATCATTGATCATGATTGTCCTTTCCCCAAAAACACTGGTTCCTTCTTTAAATATCCCCAGGTCCATACTCATCACGCTTTTTCCAAGGTGGTAATGACCAGAAGAATCCTGACGATAGTCCAATGTGATCTGCAAATCTCTCACCCAATTGAGGTTGATCTGGTTATTTACAGAAAGTGTAGCCCTTTGCACCGCATAATGCCCATCCAGACTCACATATAAATACCCCATAAAGAGGACGTCCTGTTTATTCTTTGGGGAAACCATCACCTTAAGCTGCCATGGAGCAATATCTTTAAGGGTATCCAGAATAAAATATTTATAAAACTGAGGTGCCATATCGGCGATAGGGCTTAGAAAACGTTGGTTTCCCATACCGATGTCATGGTCATAGAGGTCTGCACGCTGGTAAACTTTTTCCAGGTATTCGTTAATTCCATCCTCATCGATATACTGGTCTATCCTCGATTGTTTCTCTCCAAGAACCAAGATCGAATCCTGGCCCTGACCTGAGTGTTTATACCGGCTTAATTTTTCCTGCATGAATACCGGAATCAAATGTTTCCCCGGTTTTCTTAATGAATCGGAGTTTTTGATTAGAAAAGGAAGCTTTTTGAGCAGTGAAGACTTTTTAGCCTTCTCGCTGCTGATGCTCAAAGACATGTTCAGCTTTTCATATTGCTCGAAAACCACCTCTTTATGGAACTTTGAACTGTTTCGTTCCTTATGCTCCATAACCTTTCGGATCAGCTCTACAGCAGGATTATTTTTGTTCCTGTATCTGGGTTGTTTGGCAGCCACCACGCTGACTTCAGAAAGGTCTTGTGTGAGGGGTTCCATGCTGATATTGAACTCCTGAATCTCCGATTTACCAATCGTCCTGACCTGCTTTTTATAGCCGACGCCAGAGTAACTAACCTCTTTAACCTTTGCATTGGTACTGATGGTATATTTTCCATCGGCATCACTACGTGATTTAACGTTAGCATTTGAAAATCCAATATTGATATGAGATAAGGGTAACCCTGTGGACTGATCGATGATCTTTCCTTTTATTTGAACAGACTGTGCGCGGACCCCGGAAATGATAAAAAAGAAGAATAACGACGTAAAATATTTCATAAATGTGTTCGATCTGCGGCTATAAAAAAGCGCATACGATCAGGTGTTTTCCTTTAAGACAACCGCATTGTCAAAAAGTCTTAGAGCAGAAATGAAATATTTTAAGATTTAATTTCCCATCAGTTCTTTAATGGATTTTGTTTGCACCTCTACATCGATGGCATAAAAGAAACCGTTTGCATTACCGGAAATATTACCTTTTACATTTCCGGGGACAGAAGACAATAAGCCTTTCCAATCTGTTTCCTGGAACACGCTATACAGGTAAATGCTATAGTCGTCCGAAATAGAATACTTATAAATGACCAGGTTATCATTTATACCGGAATCGACAATTCTTGCTCTTTGAATTAATGGATGTAAGGCATTAGGTGTACCATAAACATGAGAATAACTATAAGGATAACTCTCATTGAATTTTCCCGGATCCCAGGTTTTTCCTTCCGGTAAGATCAGCCATTGCTGTGCATTTTTAGTCCCAAAGGTATGCTTGGGAATGGTCAGTCTGACTCCTCCTGTCTGCGCCTTTTTGATAGAGAGTGGAATATAGTTCGCATCGATAGGAAATACCGGAATCAACCTGTCGACCGCCTTATATTCTTTATGATCATACTTAATGGTTAGCGTATAATCGGCAAAATAGTTGTCGTTATTCTCCATAACAGCGGTATAAATCCCTGTTCCCGGAATTTCAGTGAAAGGAACATCATGAACACCATCATTTACACTCAGCACGGCATTACTGATAGGCTTCAGGTTTAGCGAGGCTTCTTCATCCGCAAAACCCACCGGTTTAATCAGGCGGATATACTGATGTTTACTATACGTATTGATTCCTCCTTCCACGATCAGATCATACATCGGAGATGGAAAAGGCTCTTCCTGTTTTTTACATCCCATTAATAACAGAAGCAGACCAAACGTCCATAAACCGGTTCTTAATTTCATTTGCTAAAATTTAAAATTATAACTGAAGGCCAGCGTCCTTCCGGAAAAGATCTGTTCGTCAAACTGTAAATCCTCCGGATTGTCCTGATTGATTCTGTATACCAATGGATTTTTCCGCCCATAAACATTATAAAGACCAATATTAAAACTACTGATCCAGCGTTTTTTGGTTTTATTGCCAAGGGAAGGTTCCCATTTCATGCTAATGTCCAGGCGGTGAAAATCAGGCATCCGGGCAGAATTCCGCTCCGGATAGATCGGCACCTTCACATCCTTTTGCAGAAAATATCCAATGGGAAATGTCACTGGTCTTCCATTGTTGTAGGTAAAAAGGGAATTCACAGAGATCTGGTCGGAAAACTGATAGCCCATGGCAAGCTTCAGGACATGGGGGATATCATACCCTGCAGGATATTTTTTACCCTGATTGATCTGATCCATCTGACGAAAGACCCGGGACCAGGTATAGAAAAGGCTTCCTTTAAAGCGGCCAACATCTTTAGAGAACATGAATTCCAGACCATAAGCTTTCGATGTGCCCGGGCGGAGAAACATTTCCACGGCAGGATTTGAAATCAGCTGTGCATGGTCGATCAGCTCCAGCTGATTCTGCATCTTCTTATAATAACCACTCAAAGAGAAACTTCCAAAAGAGACACGTTTCTTATACTCCAGGGAAAACATATCCGATTGCTGTGGAGCCAGATTAGGACTGGAAGGAATCCAGCTTTCCAACGATGAAAATGCCAGCTCGTCATTCTGTACGAGTTGTAAATACTGGTAATTCCGGTTATAATTTAATTGCAGATAGCTTGAAGGTTGCAGCATGTATTGGAATGAAAAACGGGGTTCAAGCCTTAAAAATCTTTTATACCCTCCCCTCACATCTTCCTCATAGTTGACCGGTTCATAGAATTCATCAAAATAAAAGAGTCTGGGAGTCGAAATATTCTGAAACATGCTCATCCTCAATCCATATAAAAACCTCATTTTTTCACCGATCAATAAGCGGTGGGAAGCATATACCGCAGATTCCGCAGCCCTTGCCCGGGGAATGCTGTTCGGGTCTTCCTGATTGATTTCGCCGGGAATAAAAAGATGAAGAATACTGCTGAAGCCAAACTGAAACTGACTTTGAGGTTTATGATAAAAAATAAAATCCCCCTTTACAGTAGCATCTTTAATGCCCGTGATCCACTTGTCCATCCCCGTTGGAGAATCTGCATTGATAAACAGCTGATTTTTATAATTGCTATAGATTGCCGATAAGTTTAAAAATAGCCTCGGTGTAAAGATATGGTTCCAGCGCAAAGTAGCCGTTTGGTTTCCCCAGCGGTTAAAATATCCGTTTTGCGACCTTACCTTGTCCCTTCCAATATAGGAGGAGAAAAAGATCCGGTCCCGGGAATTAAACCGGTAATTGGCCTTAAAATTGAAATCATGATACGCCGGTTTCAAGTCAAACAATTCCAGATCCCTGCTGAGCACATTACTCAGGCTTCTGCGGGCGGCAAACAAAAAAGATCCTTTTTCCTTAACCAGAGGTCCTTCCAGTGAAACTCTTGCCGCCAATAAACTAATACCTCCTTTAATGTGGAAATTTTTATCATCCCCATCGGCCATCCGGGCATCAATCACAGAAGATAAACGTCCCCCAAAATTGGCGGGTATCGCATCTGTATAAGTCTGAATATTTTTTAAAGCATC comes from the Pedobacter sp. FW305-3-2-15-E-R2A2 genome and includes:
- a CDS encoding DUF5686 family protein, which gives rise to MKYFTSLFFFFIISGVRAQSVQIKGKIIDQSTGLPLSHINIGFSNANVKSRSDADGKYTISTNAKVKEVSYSGVGYKKQVRTIGKSEIQEFNISMEPLTQDLSEVSVVAAKQPRYRNKNNPAVELIRKVMEHKERNSSKFHKEVVFEQYEKLNMSLSISSEKAKKSSLLKKLPFLIKNSDSLRKPGKHLIPVFMQEKLSRYKHSGQGQDSILVLGEKQSRIDQYIDEDGINEYLEKVYQRADLYDHDIGMGNQRFLSPIADMAPQFYKYFILDTLKDIAPWQLKVMVSPKNKQDVLFMGYLYVSLDGHYAVQRATLSVNNQINLNWVRDLQITLDYRQDSSGHYHLGKSVMSMDLGIFKEGTSVFGERTIMINDFVFGPQALQKKIGPNVIADRKINHQPEDFWEKARHERLSLTEQMAYTNIDSLKSSKPFKRKMAVAALLLSGYLTKGPVEIGPFNSFFSFNPVEGARFRFGGRTTDEFSKKLVFDGHTAYGTKDQKWKYSLGAIYSLTDRSIYQFPVRSLTVRHSFETQIPGQELNFLEDDNFLLSFKRGVNDKWLYNRKWMAEYLHETEQHISLRLTYKNQALNPAGGLLFVPQTAIPSPAIRELRTSEFSAELRWAPHEKFYQGKRFRRPINNGHPVFTLRGSIGMKDFLAGDYNYQSLTLNVAKRFFFSQFGFSDVVLEGGAVFGKVPYPLLSIHRANQTYAYQLTSYNLMNFMEFMSDRYASLNLQHSFNGFFLNKVPLIKKLQWREVISVKVLTGSIGAGNDPAKNPQLYRFPFDEQQKPRSFAIGNVPYIEGSVGVSNVFKFLRVDFVKRFTHLNNPGVSPWGIRAKINVDF
- a CDS encoding DUF4249 family protein; protein product: MKLRTGLWTFGLLLLLMGCKKQEEPFPSPMYDLIVEGGINTYSKHQYIRLIKPVGFADEEASLNLKPISNAVLSVNDGVHDVPFTEIPGTGIYTAVMENNDNYFADYTLTIKYDHKEYKAVDRLIPVFPIDANYIPLSIKKAQTGGVRLTIPKHTFGTKNAQQWLILPEGKTWDPGKFNESYPYSYSHVYGTPNALHPLIQRARIVDSGINDNLVIYKYSISDDYSIYLYSVFQETDWKGLLSSVPGNVKGNISGNANGFFYAIDVEVQTKSIKELMGN
- a CDS encoding TonB-dependent receptor, whose translation is MVIKFMAMVFLVLMPGQVAKAQHIPLRKKMTVRFSNVTLEEALNLLNADHTTPLSFDPAIIPSGKKFNRSFSDTPLALILEFLLAETGLSYKFLFREVIILPMEENKTTLNGRIVDAETGEDLIGASFYIESLKQGVSSNNYGFYSLTVPTEDYEILVSHVGYSSQRLKFSLQFPNHLQMIRLRKQVNKLEEIVVKVVQSPDSIAAKNPGQSLNWEALRNAPYYRGEADVIKALQMQNGIVGLTEGSSQMFIRGGNKDQNLILLDEAIVYNPAHLFGLTSIFNPDALKNIQTYTDAIPANFGGRLSSVIDARMADGDDKNFHIKGGISLLAARVSLEGPLVKEKGSFLFAARRSLSNVLSRDLELFDLKPAYHDFNFKANYRFNSRDRIFFSSYIGRDKVRSQNGYFNRWGNQTATLRWNHIFTPRLFLNLSAIYSNYKNQLFINADSPTGMDKWITGIKDATVKGDFIFYHKPQSQFQFGFSSILHLFIPGEINQEDPNSIPRARAAESAVYASHRLLIGEKMRFLYGLRMSMFQNISTPRLFYFDEFYEPVNYEEDVRGGYKRFLRLEPRFSFQYMLQPSSYLQLNYNRNYQYLQLVQNDELAFSSLESWIPSSPNLAPQQSDMFSLEYKKRVSFGSFSLSGYYKKMQNQLELIDHAQLISNPAVEMFLRPGTSKAYGLEFMFSKDVGRFKGSLFYTWSRVFRQMDQINQGKKYPAGYDIPHVLKLAMGYQFSDQISVNSLFTYNNGRPVTFPIGYFLQKDVKVPIYPERNSARMPDFHRLDISMKWEPSLGNKTKKRWISSFNIGLYNVYGRKNPLVYRINQDNPEDLQFDEQIFSGRTLAFSYNFKF